From Deferrisoma camini S3R1, the proteins below share one genomic window:
- a CDS encoding double zinc ribbon domain-containing protein: MSLRWARAVAEAARGLVDLFLPSLCPLCGRRRPETGSRPLCPACAGRLRPPAEPWCPVCAVPFPGTGPSHPCPRCREDPPPFHRLRARALYEGAAADLIQAMKFSGRLEVRSALVDLAVQAALEHYADAPYAAVVPVPPAPAALRRRGFDLPGILSRGLARHLRAPWRPHALSKDPGAPELLGRGAAARLRIAARAYRPAEPLTGPVLLVDDVATTTATARACARACREAGADRVDVLVLARTPTAGSPVPGATGPEIAEIARDPAGHGRPG, translated from the coding sequence GTGAGCCTCCGGTGGGCCCGCGCGGTCGCGGAGGCGGCCCGGGGGCTGGTGGACCTGTTCCTCCCGTCCCTGTGTCCCCTGTGCGGCCGGAGGCGGCCCGAGACGGGCTCCCGTCCCCTGTGCCCGGCGTGCGCGGGCCGCCTCCGGCCTCCGGCAGAGCCTTGGTGCCCGGTGTGCGCGGTGCCTTTTCCGGGGACCGGCCCGTCCCATCCTTGCCCCCGGTGCCGCGAGGACCCTCCCCCCTTTCACCGCTTGCGCGCCCGGGCCCTGTACGAGGGAGCCGCGGCCGACCTGATCCAGGCGATGAAGTTCTCGGGCCGATTGGAGGTTCGATCCGCGCTGGTGGACCTGGCGGTTCAGGCCGCCCTGGAGCACTACGCCGACGCCCCCTACGCCGCGGTGGTGCCGGTCCCTCCCGCCCCGGCCGCGCTCAGGAGGCGGGGGTTCGATCTCCCCGGCATCCTCTCCCGGGGGCTCGCCCGGCATCTTCGGGCCCCGTGGCGGCCCCACGCCCTGAGCAAGGATCCCGGGGCCCCCGAGCTGCTGGGGCGCGGCGCGGCCGCCCGGCTCCGGATCGCGGCCCGGGCCTACCGGCCGGCCGAGCCGCTCACGGGGCCCGTGCTCCTCGTGGACGACGTGGCCACGACCACGGCCACGGCCCGGGCGTGCGCCCGGGCCTGCCGGGAGGCCGGCGCCGACCGGGTCGACGTTCTGGTGCTGGCCCGAACCCCCACGGCCGGGTCCCCCGTGCCGGGGGCTACCGGTCCGGAGATTGCAGAGATTGCAAGAGACCCGGCCGGGCACGGGCGACCGGGTTGA
- the gpmI gene encoding 2,3-bisphosphoglycerate-independent phosphoglycerate mutase, producing the protein MRPVALIILDGWGFRSERAHNAVAGARTPHLDRLFAEAAWTTLGASGMDVGLPDGQMGNSEVGHLNLGAGRIVYQDYTRINLAIRDGSFFDNPVLVDSCRRVKETGGALHLLGLLSDGGVHSHQEHLYALVELAKRQGLDRVFVHAFLDGRDTPPQSGIGYLEHLEAQLADKGVGRIATVTGRYYAMDRDNRWDRVEKAWDALVRGRGAPAPSATEAVRAAYALGQTDEFVEPRVIVDGAGEPVGRVADGDAVVFFNFRADRARELTRAFTEPGFEAFDVSDRPRLAGFATFTLYDETFDLPVAFPPEHLSEIFGQVVSDAGLKQLRIAETEKYAHVTYFFNGGEETPFPGEDRVLIPSPREVATYDQKPEMSAFAVRDRLVQEIGRRAYDLIVVNFANLDMVGHTGVYEAAVRAVEAVDSCVGDVAAALRANGYAFLITGDHGNAEEMWDPATGQPHTAHTCNRVPCVLVDPDRPGLRLRRDGRLADVAPTLLRILGLAKPDPMTGEDLVEG; encoded by the coding sequence ATGAGACCCGTGGCCCTGATCATCCTGGACGGCTGGGGCTTCCGGTCCGAGCGTGCCCACAACGCCGTGGCCGGCGCCCGCACCCCCCACCTGGACCGCCTGTTCGCCGAGGCGGCCTGGACCACCCTGGGCGCCTCGGGCATGGACGTGGGGCTGCCCGACGGGCAGATGGGCAACTCCGAGGTGGGTCATCTGAACCTGGGGGCAGGCCGCATCGTCTATCAGGACTACACCCGCATCAACCTGGCCATTCGCGACGGGAGCTTCTTCGACAACCCGGTCCTGGTGGACTCGTGCCGCCGGGTCAAGGAGACGGGTGGGGCCCTGCACCTGTTGGGCCTCCTCTCCGACGGCGGGGTGCACAGCCACCAGGAGCACCTCTACGCCCTCGTGGAGCTGGCGAAACGGCAGGGGCTCGACAGGGTGTTCGTCCACGCCTTCCTCGACGGCCGGGACACCCCTCCCCAGAGCGGCATCGGGTACCTGGAGCACCTGGAGGCCCAGCTCGCGGACAAGGGGGTGGGCCGAATCGCCACGGTCACCGGGCGGTACTACGCCATGGACCGGGACAACCGGTGGGACCGGGTGGAGAAGGCGTGGGACGCCCTGGTGCGCGGCCGAGGGGCCCCGGCGCCCTCGGCCACCGAGGCCGTGAGAGCGGCCTATGCCCTGGGCCAGACCGACGAGTTCGTCGAGCCCCGGGTGATCGTGGACGGGGCCGGAGAGCCGGTGGGCCGGGTGGCCGACGGCGACGCGGTGGTGTTCTTCAACTTCCGCGCCGACCGCGCCCGGGAGCTCACCCGGGCCTTCACCGAGCCGGGGTTCGAGGCGTTCGACGTCTCGGACCGGCCCCGACTCGCGGGGTTCGCCACCTTCACCCTGTACGACGAGACCTTCGACCTGCCGGTGGCGTTCCCGCCGGAGCACCTAAGCGAGATCTTCGGGCAGGTGGTGTCGGACGCGGGCCTGAAACAGCTTCGCATCGCCGAGACCGAGAAGTACGCCCACGTGACCTACTTCTTCAACGGCGGCGAGGAGACCCCCTTCCCCGGGGAGGACCGGGTCTTGATCCCCAGCCCTCGCGAGGTGGCCACCTACGACCAGAAACCCGAGATGAGCGCCTTTGCCGTGCGGGACCGGCTGGTCCAGGAGATCGGGCGCCGCGCCTACGACCTGATCGTGGTGAACTTCGCCAACCTCGACATGGTGGGGCACACCGGCGTGTACGAGGCCGCGGTCCGCGCCGTGGAGGCGGTGGACTCCTGCGTGGGCGACGTGGCCGCGGCCCTGCGGGCCAACGGCTACGCGTTCCTGATCACCGGCGACCACGGCAACGCCGAGGAGATGTGGGACCCCGCCACCGGCCAGCCCCACACGGCCCACACCTGCAACCGGGTGCCCTGCGTGCTGGTGGACCCCGACCGCCCGGGCCTGCGGCTCCGGCGGGACGGTCGGCTGGCCGACGTGGCCCCCACCCTCCTGCGGATCCTGGGGCTTGCCAAGCCCGACCCCATGACCGGCGAGGACCTCGTGGAGGGGTGA
- a CDS encoding tetratricopeptide repeat protein yields MKNKLAVVAVVLALLAFGYVFTLNPGPVEFQIYPGTRVTTSVALVLFLFFLAGFGTAMLLSAFREAMRSLGFWRHRKADERRAEARALLLAGRAEAALGRTRKARRFLRRAWRKARDEALVALEMARVELAEGRTDQAERILRDLLAHDPGSAEALVLMVEVYRRRGDYEGQIAALRRWLEKDPDHPEALARLRDLYRDRANWGEAVRVQERLAAKARDRAEKERARKELVELRFRRATSGPAGPDKEQLQELVRSEREFAPAYQALGEALQAGGNPDAAVETWLRGYQATGQAGLLLRALEERKAQGRAKDLIKPLKKLSRKGASAPLFLARLLLDLEENEEALALLDRLPAPVAGTRIARALRAEALYRARSFDLAAREFRAAVTGEGPAAPGFAFACSACGRRTGVWNAACPGCSALDTLVLDLEAFPPRTETALAAAGSVP; encoded by the coding sequence GTGAAGAACAAACTGGCGGTAGTCGCGGTCGTCCTGGCCTTGCTGGCCTTCGGGTACGTGTTCACCCTGAACCCGGGGCCGGTGGAGTTTCAGATCTACCCCGGCACCCGGGTGACAACCAGCGTCGCCCTGGTGCTCTTTCTGTTCTTCCTGGCCGGGTTCGGAACGGCCATGCTGTTGAGCGCGTTCCGTGAGGCGATGCGCTCCCTCGGGTTCTGGCGCCACCGCAAGGCGGACGAGCGCCGGGCCGAGGCCCGGGCCCTGCTCTTGGCCGGCCGGGCCGAGGCGGCCCTGGGGCGTACCCGCAAAGCCCGCCGGTTTCTGCGCAGGGCCTGGCGGAAGGCCCGGGACGAGGCCCTGGTGGCCCTGGAGATGGCCCGGGTGGAGCTGGCCGAGGGCCGAACCGACCAGGCGGAACGGATCCTCAGGGACCTGCTGGCCCACGACCCCGGCAGTGCCGAGGCGCTGGTTCTGATGGTCGAGGTCTACCGCAGGCGCGGCGACTACGAGGGCCAGATCGCGGCCCTGCGGCGCTGGCTCGAAAAGGACCCCGACCACCCCGAGGCCCTTGCCAGGCTCCGCGACCTGTACCGGGACCGGGCCAACTGGGGCGAGGCCGTGAGGGTCCAGGAGCGGCTGGCCGCAAAGGCCCGGGACCGGGCCGAGAAGGAGCGCGCCCGCAAGGAGCTCGTGGAGCTCCGGTTCCGCCGGGCCACGTCGGGCCCCGCCGGCCCCGACAAGGAGCAGCTCCAGGAGCTCGTCCGGTCCGAGCGCGAGTTCGCCCCCGCCTACCAGGCGCTGGGAGAGGCCCTCCAGGCCGGGGGGAACCCGGACGCCGCCGTCGAGACCTGGCTCCGGGGCTATCAGGCCACCGGCCAGGCAGGGCTCCTGCTGCGCGCCCTGGAAGAGCGCAAAGCCCAGGGGCGGGCCAAGGATCTGATCAAACCCCTCAAGAAACTGAGCCGCAAGGGCGCCTCCGCCCCCCTGTTCCTCGCCCGGCTCCTGCTGGACCTGGAGGAGAACGAGGAGGCGCTGGCGCTGCTGGACCGCCTCCCAGCGCCGGTGGCGGGGACCCGGATCGCCCGGGCGCTGCGGGCCGAGGCCCTGTACCGGGCCCGGTCCTTCGATCTGGCGGCCCGGGAGTTCCGGGCGGCCGTGACCGGCGAGGGGCCGGCCGCCCCCGGATTCGCGTTCGCGTGCTCGGCCTGCGGACGCCGGACGGGCGTGTGGAACGCGGCATGCCCGGGGTGCTCGGCCCTGGACACCCTGGTGCTCGACCTGGAGGCGTTCCCTCCCCGCACCGAGACGGCCCTTGCGGCGGCCGGGAGCGTCCCATGA
- a CDS encoding TraR/DksA family transcriptional regulator yields the protein MDPKELQTWKERLLALRDELAGEVEELKQESFSLGTDAVQDVADDAAVTYNRQVLLNLSEREREQLRMIEEALERIEQGSFGVCEDCGEPIPRARLEAVPWATLCVECKSLREREGEASG from the coding sequence ATGGATCCGAAGGAACTGCAGACCTGGAAGGAGCGGCTCCTGGCGCTCCGGGACGAGCTGGCCGGAGAGGTGGAGGAGCTCAAGCAGGAGAGCTTCTCCCTGGGGACCGACGCGGTTCAGGACGTGGCCGACGATGCGGCCGTCACGTACAACCGGCAGGTGCTCCTGAACCTGAGCGAACGGGAGAGGGAGCAACTGCGCATGATCGAGGAGGCCCTGGAGCGCATAGAGCAGGGCAGCTTCGGGGTGTGCGAGGACTGCGGCGAACCCATCCCGCGGGCGCGGTTGGAGGCGGTCCCCTGGGCCACGTTGTGCGTCGAGTGCAAGTCCCTGCGGGAACGGGAAGGGGAGGCCTCGGGTTGA
- the selB gene encoding selenocysteine-specific translation elongation factor: MRDAPRLTLGTAGHIDHGKTSLVRALTGTDTDRLKEEKERGITIELGFAHLELPGGTGLSVVDVPGHERFVKNMVAGAAGIDLVLLVVAADEGVMPQTREHLDICRLLGVQHGLVALTKADTVDPDFLELARDDVEQAVQGTFLEGAPIVPVSSVTGEGLDVLLRELDSLASRVPPRGSRGVFRLPVDRVFTIRGFGTVVTGTVISGSARRDDEAVVLPADRGTKIRNIQVHGRDASKAVAGQRAALNLAGLDVGDLERGVTVAHPGTLAPTRMVDVHLELLPGEPRPLADRARVRLHVGTQEVPVVVALLEGDQLAPGEAAYAQLRSAEWIVTCPGDRFVLRSFSPPRTLGGGVVLDHQPRRHRGKRPDTVRSLEVLHRGEPGERLGAFLAARGYRGLTPQEAQVALGTTLEEARNQLQAVVRSGVARVTDRKTQRHHHRAVVDELAEKALGLLARFHAENPLRRGLGREELRGRLPRHADPKLVEYVLGDLNAQGRIAAEGNIVRLAEFVPQLDAGDEEARSRILGMLGRRRFEGPTQAELASELGLDERTIRPVVEYLVEQGAVHRTKEGYLFRVEDLDALAAHVVELFRRQPEIGVADIKAFTGTTRKYTIPLLEYLDGRRVTVRRGDVRVPGPRAREGGA, encoded by the coding sequence ATGCGCGACGCACCTCGTCTCACCCTCGGCACGGCAGGGCACATCGACCACGGGAAGACCTCCCTGGTCCGGGCCCTCACCGGCACCGACACGGATCGTCTCAAGGAGGAGAAGGAGCGGGGCATCACGATCGAGCTCGGGTTCGCCCACCTCGAGCTCCCCGGCGGCACCGGCTTGTCGGTGGTGGACGTGCCGGGTCACGAGCGGTTCGTCAAGAACATGGTGGCCGGCGCGGCCGGGATCGACCTGGTGCTGCTGGTGGTGGCGGCCGACGAGGGGGTGATGCCCCAGACCCGAGAGCACCTGGACATCTGCCGGCTCCTCGGGGTGCAGCACGGTCTCGTGGCCCTGACCAAGGCCGATACGGTGGACCCAGACTTTCTGGAGCTGGCCCGGGACGACGTGGAGCAGGCCGTGCAGGGCACGTTCCTGGAAGGTGCGCCGATCGTGCCGGTGAGCTCGGTGACCGGTGAGGGGCTCGACGTGCTGCTGCGCGAGCTCGACTCCCTGGCGTCCCGGGTGCCCCCGCGGGGCAGCCGGGGCGTGTTCCGCCTGCCGGTGGACCGGGTGTTCACGATTCGGGGGTTCGGCACGGTGGTCACGGGCACCGTGATCTCCGGCTCGGCCCGGCGCGACGACGAGGCCGTGGTCCTGCCGGCCGACCGGGGGACCAAGATCCGGAACATCCAGGTGCACGGCCGCGACGCCTCCAAGGCGGTGGCCGGTCAACGGGCGGCCCTCAACCTGGCGGGCCTGGACGTGGGGGACCTGGAGAGGGGGGTCACCGTGGCCCACCCCGGCACCCTTGCCCCCACCCGCATGGTGGACGTGCATCTGGAGCTCCTGCCGGGGGAGCCCCGGCCGCTGGCGGACCGGGCCCGGGTCCGGCTCCACGTGGGCACCCAGGAGGTGCCGGTGGTGGTGGCTCTCCTCGAAGGCGACCAGCTGGCGCCGGGGGAGGCGGCCTACGCCCAACTGCGCAGCGCCGAGTGGATCGTCACCTGCCCCGGGGACCGTTTCGTCCTGCGGTCCTTCTCCCCGCCCCGCACACTGGGGGGCGGGGTGGTGCTGGACCACCAGCCCCGCCGGCACCGGGGCAAGCGGCCCGACACGGTCCGGTCCCTCGAGGTGCTCCACAGGGGGGAGCCCGGGGAACGGCTCGGAGCGTTCCTCGCGGCCCGGGGGTACCGGGGGCTGACCCCGCAGGAGGCCCAGGTGGCCCTGGGGACCACCCTGGAGGAAGCTCGGAACCAGCTCCAGGCGGTGGTTCGGTCGGGGGTGGCCCGGGTGACCGACCGCAAGACCCAGCGCCACCACCACCGGGCCGTGGTGGACGAGCTGGCCGAAAAGGCGTTGGGCCTCCTGGCGAGGTTCCACGCCGAGAACCCCTTGCGCCGGGGGCTGGGTCGGGAGGAGCTACGGGGAAGGCTGCCCCGCCACGCCGACCCGAAGCTGGTGGAGTACGTGCTGGGGGACCTGAACGCCCAGGGCCGCATCGCGGCCGAGGGCAACATCGTGCGGCTGGCCGAGTTCGTGCCCCAGCTCGACGCCGGGGACGAGGAGGCCCGCTCCCGCATCCTGGGGATGCTTGGCAGGCGGCGGTTCGAAGGACCGACCCAGGCCGAACTCGCCTCGGAGCTCGGCCTGGACGAACGGACGATCCGGCCGGTGGTGGAATACCTGGTGGAGCAGGGCGCCGTTCACCGCACCAAGGAGGGGTATCTGTTCCGGGTCGAGGACCTAGACGCCCTGGCCGCCCACGTGGTGGAGCTGTTTCGCCGGCAGCCGGAGATCGGGGTGGCCGACATCAAGGCCTTCACGGGAACCACCCGCAAGTACACGATTCCGCTGCTCGAGTACCTGGACGGCCGAAGGGTCACCGTGCGCCGCGGCGACGTGCGGGTGCCCGGGCCGCGGGCCCGGGAAGGGGGGGCGTAG
- a CDS encoding DMT family transporter — MGRWTDYLFVNAATLLWAGNVVLGRALREAVGPWTLAAARGVIASVLFAALLWRRGGTHQPLRPADRWLVAAMALSGVVGFQVLLYAGLRSTTAVNAGLVNAAGPLATVLLARMLVGTPLARRHVVGAVVSLVGVAVILSQGSWQTLARLRFNPGDVLVLGAVICWALYSIAGRKLLERHPTVWVTATSTVLGALVLVGPAGWEWTRTPPAWSPGVVAALLYIGAGPSFLAFLAWNEGVRRLGPSGAMAFYNTLPLYAGLVAAVALGELPGPAQWAGGVLVVGGCLLAAVGSDRTRPSRRSRLA; from the coding sequence TTGGGCAGATGGACGGACTACCTTTTCGTGAACGCGGCCACCCTCCTCTGGGCGGGCAACGTGGTTCTGGGGCGGGCCCTTCGGGAGGCGGTGGGCCCGTGGACCCTGGCGGCGGCGCGGGGAGTCATTGCGTCGGTCCTGTTCGCGGCGCTGCTGTGGCGCAGGGGGGGCACCCACCAACCCCTCCGGCCGGCGGACCGCTGGCTCGTGGCCGCCATGGCACTGAGCGGGGTGGTGGGGTTCCAGGTGCTCCTGTACGCGGGCCTGCGGAGCACCACCGCGGTGAACGCGGGCCTGGTGAACGCGGCAGGCCCCCTGGCCACGGTGCTGCTGGCCCGGATGCTCGTGGGCACGCCCTTGGCCCGGCGGCACGTGGTGGGAGCCGTGGTGAGCCTGGTGGGGGTGGCCGTGATCCTCTCCCAGGGGTCCTGGCAGACCCTGGCCCGGCTGCGGTTCAACCCCGGCGACGTGCTGGTGCTCGGCGCCGTGATCTGCTGGGCCCTCTACTCCATCGCCGGCCGCAAGCTCCTGGAACGCCACCCCACGGTCTGGGTCACGGCCACCTCCACGGTGCTCGGGGCCCTGGTCCTCGTGGGGCCGGCCGGGTGGGAGTGGACCCGCACGCCCCCGGCATGGTCGCCCGGCGTGGTGGCGGCGCTGCTCTACATCGGAGCCGGGCCCTCGTTCCTGGCCTTCCTGGCATGGAACGAGGGCGTGCGCCGCCTGGGCCCTTCCGGAGCCATGGCCTTCTACAACACCCTACCCCTCTACGCCGGCCTCGTGGCCGCGGTCGCCCTGGGGGAGCTCCCGGGACCGGCCCAGTGGGCCGGCGGGGTCCTGGTCGTGGGCGGGTGCCTCCTCGCCGCGGTCGGATCCGACCGGACCCGACCGTCCCGGCGATCCCGGCTTGCTTGA
- a CDS encoding RsmE family RNA methyltransferase, whose translation MPQFRVNAQDVDEEAGRAVVRGAEARHMSRVLRLRPGQRVQVFDGVGGRWSGVVERAEAETEVWVAGLSRLPGNEPTLDLELLVALPKGERWEGVLEKGTELGVARFLPVYTGRTVPRLREDRRAAKVDRWSRIVAAAAKQCERGRVPVVKPPVDLAEALETLGPPRPGEVRIVWAERRGRDPWPSLRPARVVLASGPEGGWAPEDLERLTAAGFVTMGLGPRILRADTAAVVGAALAQARWGDLVGRAPGW comes from the coding sequence ATGCCCCAGTTCCGGGTGAATGCACAGGACGTGGACGAGGAGGCCGGGCGGGCCGTCGTGCGGGGTGCCGAGGCCCGGCACATGAGCCGGGTGCTCCGGCTGCGGCCGGGCCAGAGGGTCCAGGTGTTCGACGGGGTCGGCGGCCGGTGGTCGGGCGTCGTGGAGCGGGCGGAGGCAGAGACAGAGGTGTGGGTGGCCGGGCTGTCGAGGTTGCCCGGCAACGAGCCGACCCTCGACCTGGAGCTCCTGGTGGCCCTTCCCAAGGGGGAGCGCTGGGAGGGAGTGCTGGAGAAGGGCACCGAGCTCGGAGTGGCCCGGTTCCTTCCCGTGTACACGGGCCGTACGGTACCTCGGCTGCGGGAGGACCGCCGGGCCGCCAAGGTGGACCGGTGGAGCCGGATCGTTGCCGCGGCCGCCAAGCAGTGCGAACGGGGGCGGGTGCCGGTGGTGAAGCCTCCCGTGGACCTGGCCGAGGCCCTGGAGACTCTGGGGCCGCCTCGTCCGGGTGAGGTCCGGATCGTGTGGGCGGAACGCCGGGGCCGCGATCCGTGGCCGTCGCTCCGGCCGGCCCGGGTGGTGCTGGCGTCGGGCCCGGAGGGAGGGTGGGCCCCCGAGGACCTCGAGCGTCTGACGGCGGCCGGGTTCGTGACGATGGGGCTGGGGCCGAGGATCCTCAGGGCCGACACCGCGGCCGTGGTGGGTGCGGCGTTGGCCCAGGCCCGATGGGGCGATCTTGTGGGCCGGGCCCCGGGGTGGTAG